One stretch of Streptomyces sp. R21 DNA includes these proteins:
- a CDS encoding regulator: MQGSQRTDGPTLGNLPLELNAFVGRSVELGRLDRALGAGRLVTVTGMGGIGKSRLAAHAAARKGARDGVWRVELASVHDPDLVEYALVEALGLTDHTARPPRQVLLEHLAERQLLLVLDGFEHLVEVCAALVGELLRGVPGLRVLAVGRRPLDVEGERLFPLAPLSETEAVELFAERAAAGVPGFVLDEDNRSDVRELCRRLDGIPLAVELAAGRLRALSPGQLLARLDDRFRLLSGAGRDALPRHRTLRTAIGWSHELCTPQERLLWSRLAVFAGPFDLEAAEYVCSGDGLHADQVLDVLGELLAQSVLSREETAAGVRFRMLDTVRAYGFGWLEATGDAGRLLRRHRDWCVGLATWCELDWFSPRQGEVAARVEAELPNLRAALEYCLTEPGEGYLGQYLAGSLWFYWVGCGRLSEGRHWLERSVEPGAESDVDDAESGAHGQPRLKALWVLGYVAILQGDRVPALAALHECREEADRTGNPVAAAYAEHRTGCLALVTDDMPRAESLLRSALDRYREIGELNSNVLMGQVELAMAVAFRGDLPGAVKLCEDVRRVCEDHGERWALAYALYVLAYEAWSEGDPVRARSLLAECLAGAHAFRDLLGTVLAIELLALVTVVQGDAAEAALLQGAAARMWPSVGLPLFGSAYYNAPHELCEASARERLGDERYEECVREGARLGRDEAVARALGRPGGRRLGALPEPRGPRPVLAPKTREPAASPTRKGGETAG, from the coding sequence ATGCAGGGTTCTCAGCGCACCGATGGTCCGACGCTCGGCAATCTCCCGCTGGAGCTCAACGCGTTCGTGGGGCGCTCGGTCGAACTCGGGCGGCTCGACCGGGCGCTGGGGGCGGGCCGTCTGGTGACCGTGACGGGCATGGGCGGGATCGGCAAGTCGCGGCTGGCGGCGCACGCCGCGGCGCGGAAGGGTGCCCGCGACGGGGTGTGGCGGGTGGAGCTGGCCTCGGTGCACGATCCGGATCTCGTCGAGTACGCGCTGGTCGAGGCCCTGGGGCTGACGGACCACACGGCGCGGCCGCCGCGTCAGGTGCTGCTTGAGCATCTCGCGGAGCGTCAACTCCTCCTGGTGCTGGACGGGTTCGAGCATCTCGTGGAGGTGTGCGCCGCGCTGGTGGGCGAGCTGCTGCGCGGGGTGCCGGGGCTGCGGGTGCTTGCCGTGGGCCGCAGGCCGCTGGACGTCGAGGGTGAGCGGCTGTTCCCGCTGGCGCCGCTGAGCGAGACGGAGGCCGTGGAGCTGTTCGCGGAGCGCGCGGCGGCCGGGGTGCCCGGGTTCGTGCTGGACGAGGACAACCGGTCGGACGTACGGGAGCTGTGCCGGCGCCTGGACGGGATCCCGCTCGCCGTCGAGCTGGCGGCGGGACGGTTGCGGGCGCTCTCCCCCGGCCAGCTGCTGGCCCGGCTGGACGACCGGTTCCGGCTGCTGAGCGGCGCCGGGCGGGACGCGCTGCCGCGTCATCGGACGCTGCGGACGGCGATCGGCTGGAGCCATGAGCTGTGCACACCTCAGGAGCGGTTGCTGTGGTCGCGGCTGGCGGTGTTCGCCGGGCCGTTCGATCTGGAGGCCGCCGAGTACGTGTGCAGCGGCGACGGACTGCACGCGGACCAGGTCCTCGACGTACTCGGTGAACTCCTCGCGCAGTCGGTGCTGTCCCGCGAGGAGACAGCGGCGGGGGTGCGCTTTCGGATGCTGGACACGGTCCGGGCGTACGGCTTCGGCTGGCTGGAGGCGACGGGCGACGCGGGGCGCCTGCTGCGGCGGCACCGCGACTGGTGTGTGGGCCTGGCGACCTGGTGCGAACTGGACTGGTTCTCGCCGCGCCAGGGCGAGGTGGCCGCGCGCGTCGAGGCGGAGCTGCCGAACCTGCGCGCCGCCCTGGAGTACTGCCTGACCGAGCCGGGCGAAGGCTATCTGGGCCAGTATCTGGCGGGCAGCCTCTGGTTCTACTGGGTCGGCTGCGGGCGTCTGTCGGAGGGGCGGCACTGGCTGGAGCGGAGCGTGGAGCCGGGCGCGGAGAGCGACGTGGACGATGCGGAGAGCGGGGCACATGGGCAGCCCCGGCTGAAGGCGCTGTGGGTGCTCGGCTATGTGGCGATCCTGCAGGGCGACCGGGTGCCCGCACTGGCTGCGCTGCACGAGTGCCGTGAGGAGGCGGACCGCACCGGCAACCCGGTGGCGGCGGCCTACGCCGAGCACCGCACCGGCTGCCTGGCCCTGGTCACGGACGACATGCCCCGCGCCGAGAGCCTGCTGCGCTCGGCGCTCGACCGCTATCGCGAGATCGGCGAGCTCAACAGCAATGTGCTGATGGGGCAGGTCGAGCTGGCGATGGCGGTGGCGTTCCGGGGGGATCTGCCGGGCGCGGTGAAGCTGTGCGAGGACGTCCGCCGGGTGTGCGAGGACCACGGGGAGCGCTGGGCGCTGGCGTACGCGCTGTACGTCCTCGCGTACGAGGCCTGGAGCGAGGGCGATCCGGTGCGGGCGCGGAGTCTGCTGGCCGAGTGCCTCGCCGGCGCCCACGCGTTCCGGGATCTGCTGGGAACGGTGCTGGCGATCGAGCTGCTCGCCCTGGTCACGGTGGTGCAGGGCGATGCGGCCGAGGCGGCGCTGTTGCAGGGTGCGGCGGCCCGGATGTGGCCGTCGGTGGGTCTGCCGCTGTTCGGTTCGGCGTACTACAACGCGCCGCACGAGCTGTGCGAGGCGAGTGCCCGGGAGCGGCTGGGCGACGAGCGGTACGAGGAGTGCGTACGGGAAGGGGCGCGGCTCGGGCGGGACGAGGCGGTGGCCCGGGCGTTGGGGCGGCCCGGAGGTCGTCGGCTCGGTGCGCTGCCTGAGCCGCGGGGGCCGCGGCCGGTGCTCGCCCCGAAAACGCGCGAGCCCGCCGCCTCGCCCACCAGGAAGGGCGGGGAGACGGCGGGCTGA
- a CDS encoding DUF948 domain-containing protein, with amino-acid sequence MSGGEVAGILVAVFWAILVSFLAVALARLAQTLRATTKLVADVTDQAVPLLADASSAVRSAQTQIDRVDAIASDVQEVTSNASALSSTVASTFGGPLVKVAAFGYGVRRAIGARRDNVPTKAPRRTVIVGRTVPSARRGKRKKD; translated from the coding sequence GTGTCCGGTGGAGAGGTGGCCGGGATCCTGGTGGCCGTCTTCTGGGCGATCCTGGTCTCCTTCCTCGCCGTCGCGCTGGCGAGGCTGGCCCAGACGCTCAGGGCGACCACCAAGCTCGTGGCGGACGTGACCGACCAGGCCGTCCCGCTGCTGGCCGACGCCTCCTCGGCCGTGCGCTCCGCACAGACCCAGATCGACCGGGTCGACGCCATCGCATCGGACGTCCAGGAGGTCACGTCGAACGCGTCGGCGCTCTCCTCGACCGTCGCCTCCACCTTCGGCGGCCCGCTCGTGAAGGTGGCGGCGTTCGGCTACGGCGTCCGCCGGGCCATCGGCGCCCGCCGCGACAATGTGCCCACCAAGGCGCCCCGGCGTACCGTGATCGTGGGCCGCACCGTCCCGTCCGCACGACGGGGAAAGCGGAAGAAGGACTGA
- a CDS encoding DUF6167 family protein: protein MFRRTFWFTAGAAAGVWATTKVNRKLKQLTPESLAAQAANKAIEAGHKLKDFALDVRDGMAQREAELDEALGLNADPELPAQRRAAAIAGDKHHKQIKYIENTTYSYNRNEDH from the coding sequence ATGTTCCGCCGTACGTTCTGGTTCACCGCGGGCGCAGCCGCCGGTGTGTGGGCCACCACCAAGGTCAACCGCAAGCTCAAGCAGCTGACCCCCGAGAGCCTCGCGGCCCAGGCCGCGAACAAGGCGATCGAAGCGGGTCACAAGCTCAAGGACTTCGCGCTCGACGTCCGCGACGGCATGGCCCAGCGGGAAGCCGAACTCGACGAGGCGCTGGGCCTGAACGCGGACCCCGAACTTCCCGCACAGCGACGCGCCGCCGCGATCGCGGGCGACAAGCACCACAAGCAGATCAAGTACATCGAGAACACGACGTACTCGTACAACCGGAATGAGGACCACTGA
- the alaS gene encoding alanine--tRNA ligase, translated as MESAEIRRRWLSFYEERGHTVVPSASLIADDPTLLLVPAGMVPFKPYFLGEVKPPWSRATSVQKCVRTPDIEEVGKTTRHGTFFQMCGNFSFGDYFKEGAITYAWELLTSPQDKGGYGLDPERLWITVYLDDDEAETIWRDKIGVPAERIQRLGKKDNYWSMGVPGPCGPCSEINYDRGPEFGVEGGPAVNDERYVEIWNLVFMQYERGEGTSKEDFEILGDLPSKNIDTGLGMERLAMILQGVQNMYEIDTSMAVIKKATELTGVEYGAAHESDVSLRVVTDHMRTSVMLIGDGVSPGNEGRGYVLRRIMRRAIRNMRLLGATGPVVQDLIDVVIAMMGQQYPELVTDRKRIETVALAEEAAFLKTLKAGTNILDTAISDTKESGGKVLAGDKAFLLHDTWGFPIDLTLEMAAEQGLSVDEDGFRRLMKAQRDQAKADARAKKTGHADLGAYRQIADAAGETEFVGYDSIEGESKIVGILVDGVSSPAATEGDEVEIVLDRTPFYAEGGGQIGDTGRIKVDSGAVIEIRDCQKPVPGVYVHKGVVQVGEVTVGASAQAVIDVRRRKAIARAHSATHLTHQALRDALGPTAAQAGSENQPGRFRFDFGSPSAVPTAVMTDVEQKINEVLARDLDVHAEILSLDEAKKQGAIAEFGEKYGERVRVVTIGDFSKELCGGTHVHNTAQLGLVKLLGESSIGSGVRRIEALVGVDAYNFLAREHTVVAQLQELVKGRPEELPEKISAMLGKLKDAEKEIEKFRAEKVLQAAAGLVDSAKDVHGVALVTGQVPDGTTADDLRKLVLDVRGRIQGGRAAVVALFTTVGGKPLTVIATNEAARERGLKAGDLVRTAAKTLGGGGGGKPDVAQGGGQNPAAIGEAVDAVERLVAETAK; from the coding sequence ATGGAGTCGGCTGAAATCCGCCGCCGCTGGTTGAGCTTCTACGAGGAGCGCGGTCACACCGTCGTTCCTTCGGCGTCGCTCATCGCGGACGACCCGACTCTGCTCCTCGTCCCCGCCGGCATGGTCCCCTTCAAGCCGTACTTCCTCGGCGAGGTCAAGCCGCCGTGGTCGCGCGCCACCAGCGTGCAGAAGTGCGTGCGCACGCCCGACATCGAAGAGGTCGGCAAGACCACCCGGCACGGCACGTTCTTCCAGATGTGCGGCAACTTCTCCTTCGGCGACTACTTCAAGGAAGGCGCCATCACCTACGCCTGGGAGCTGCTCACGTCGCCCCAGGACAAGGGTGGTTACGGGCTCGACCCGGAGCGCCTGTGGATCACGGTCTACCTCGACGACGACGAGGCCGAGACCATCTGGCGCGACAAGATCGGCGTCCCCGCCGAGCGCATCCAGCGCCTCGGCAAGAAGGACAACTACTGGTCCATGGGCGTCCCCGGCCCCTGTGGCCCGTGCTCCGAGATCAACTACGACCGCGGCCCCGAGTTCGGCGTCGAGGGCGGCCCGGCCGTCAACGACGAGCGGTACGTGGAGATCTGGAACCTGGTCTTCATGCAGTACGAGCGCGGCGAGGGCACCTCGAAGGAGGACTTCGAGATCCTCGGCGACCTGCCCAGCAAGAACATCGACACCGGCCTCGGCATGGAACGCCTCGCCATGATTCTGCAGGGCGTGCAGAACATGTACGAGATCGACACCTCCATGGCCGTCATCAAGAAGGCCACCGAGCTGACGGGTGTCGAGTACGGCGCTGCCCACGAGTCGGACGTCTCGCTGCGCGTGGTCACCGACCACATGCGCACGTCCGTGATGCTCATCGGCGACGGCGTCTCGCCCGGCAACGAGGGCCGCGGGTACGTCCTGCGCCGCATCATGCGCCGCGCCATCCGCAACATGCGCCTGCTCGGTGCCACCGGACCGGTCGTCCAGGACCTCATCGACGTCGTCATCGCGATGATGGGCCAGCAGTACCCGGAGCTGGTGACCGACCGCAAGCGCATCGAGACCGTGGCCCTCGCCGAGGAGGCCGCCTTCCTCAAGACGCTGAAGGCCGGCACGAACATCCTCGACACGGCCATCTCGGACACCAAGGAGTCCGGCGGCAAGGTCCTCGCCGGCGACAAGGCCTTCCTGCTCCACGACACCTGGGGCTTCCCGATCGACCTCACCCTCGAAATGGCCGCCGAACAGGGCCTCTCGGTGGACGAGGACGGCTTCCGCCGCCTGATGAAGGCCCAGCGGGACCAGGCCAAGGCCGACGCCCGCGCCAAGAAGACCGGCCACGCCGACCTCGGCGCCTACCGTCAGATCGCCGACGCCGCCGGCGAGACCGAGTTCGTCGGCTACGACAGCATCGAGGGCGAGTCGAAGATCGTCGGCATCCTCGTCGACGGTGTCTCCTCGCCCGCCGCCACCGAGGGCGACGAGGTCGAGATCGTCCTCGACCGCACCCCGTTCTACGCCGAGGGCGGCGGTCAGATCGGCGACACCGGCCGTATCAAGGTCGACTCGGGCGCCGTCATCGAGATCCGCGACTGCCAGAAGCCGGTCCCCGGTGTGTACGTCCACAAGGGCGTCGTCCAGGTCGGCGAGGTGACCGTCGGCGCCTCCGCCCAGGCCGTCATCGACGTACGCCGCCGCAAGGCCATCGCCCGCGCCCACTCGGCCACGCACCTCACGCACCAGGCCCTGCGCGACGCCCTCGGCCCGACGGCCGCCCAGGCCGGTTCCGAGAACCAGCCCGGCCGCTTCCGCTTCGACTTCGGTTCCCCGTCCGCCGTTCCGACGGCCGTGATGACCGACGTCGAGCAGAAGATCAACGAAGTGCTCGCCCGCGATCTGGACGTGCACGCCGAGATCCTCAGCCTCGACGAGGCCAAGAAGCAGGGCGCCATCGCCGAGTTCGGCGAGAAGTACGGCGAGCGCGTGCGCGTCGTCACCATCGGCGACTTCTCCAAGGAGCTGTGCGGCGGCACGCACGTGCACAACACCGCCCAGCTCGGCCTGGTCAAGCTGCTCGGCGAGTCGTCCATCGGCTCCGGCGTACGCCGCATCGAGGCCCTGGTCGGCGTCGACGCGTACAACTTCCTGGCCCGTGAGCACACGGTCGTCGCCCAGCTCCAGGAGCTGGTCAAGGGCCGCCCCGAGGAGCTCCCGGAGAAGATCTCCGCCATGCTCGGCAAGCTGAAGGACGCCGAGAAGGAGATCGAGAAGTTCCGCGCGGAGAAGGTCCTCCAGGCCGCCGCCGGTCTCGTCGACTCCGCCAAGGACGTGCACGGCGTCGCCCTGGTCACCGGCCAGGTCCCGGACGGCACCACCGCCGACGACCTGCGCAAGCTGGTCCTCGACGTGCGCGGCCGCATCCAGGGCGGACGCGCCGCCGTGGTCGCCCTGTTCACCACCGTGGGCGGCAAGCCGCTGACGGTCATCGCCACCAACGAGGCCGCCCGCGAGCGCGGCCTCAAGGCCGGCGACCTGGTCCGTACGGCCGCCAAGACCCTCGGCGGCGGCGGTGGCGGCAAGCCCGACGTCGCCCAGGGCGGCGGCCAGAACCCGGCCGCCATCGGCGAGGCCGTCGACGCGGTCGAGCGCCTCGTCGCCGAGACGGCCAAGTAA
- the ruvX gene encoding Holliday junction resolvase RuvX: protein MRRGRRLAIDVGDARIGVASCDPDGILATPVETVPGRDVPAAQRRLKQLVDEYEPIEVVVGLPRSLKGGEGPAAVKVRAFTQELARMIAPVAVRLLDERMTTVTASQGLRASGVKSKKGRSVIDQAAAVIILQQALESERASGNAPGEGVEVVV, encoded by the coding sequence ATGCGCAGAGGACGTCGTCTCGCCATCGACGTCGGGGACGCCCGGATCGGGGTCGCCTCGTGCGACCCCGACGGGATCCTCGCGACTCCGGTCGAGACGGTTCCGGGACGCGATGTCCCGGCCGCCCAGCGCCGGTTGAAGCAGCTCGTCGACGAGTACGAGCCGATCGAGGTCGTCGTCGGTCTCCCCCGCTCCCTCAAGGGGGGCGAGGGCCCGGCCGCCGTCAAGGTCCGCGCCTTCACCCAGGAACTGGCCCGCATGATCGCCCCCGTCGCGGTGCGGCTCCTCGACGAGAGGATGACCACAGTGACGGCCAGTCAGGGCCTGCGCGCCTCGGGCGTGAAGTCCAAAAAGGGCAGGTCTGTCATCGACCAGGCGGCCGCCGTCATCATCCTTCAGCAGGCCCTGGAGTCCGAACGGGCGTCAGGCAATGCTCCGGGTGAGGGCGTCGAAGTGGTCGTCTGA
- a CDS encoding RNA-guided endonuclease InsQ/TnpB family protein: MRTKHVRRAFKFRFYPTDAQAAVLSRTFGCVRKVYNLALQARTEAWYQRQERINYVQTSALLTEWKKSDDFAYLAEVSSVPLQQTLRHLQAAFVNFWEGRAKYPRFKANKKSRASAEYTRSAFRWRNGRLTLAMMDQPLDIVWSRPLPEDAEPSTVTVSRDPAGRWFVSLLVEDPTVQPMTDSAHEAIALDAGLTSLVTLSTGEKITNPRHERRDRECLARAQREMARKEEGSKNWDKARTRVARIHARITDRRRDHLHKLTTRLVRETQTIVIEDLNVRGMLKNRSLARAISDAAWRELRSMLDYKCHWYGRQLVVVDQWYPSSRTCSDCGHYLGKLSLGVRAWACPACGTLHDRDVNAAKNLLAVGQTVIACGAGVRPQRDASRTRQPAAKQEAKQATAGQFSPEK; encoded by the coding sequence GTGAGGACCAAGCACGTCCGGCGGGCGTTCAAGTTCCGCTTCTACCCGACGGATGCGCAGGCAGCAGTGCTGTCGCGTACCTTCGGGTGCGTACGCAAGGTCTACAACCTGGCCCTCCAGGCTCGCACCGAAGCCTGGTATCAGCGCCAGGAGCGGATCAACTACGTTCAGACGTCGGCCTTGCTGACCGAATGGAAGAAGTCCGACGACTTCGCGTACCTCGCAGAGGTGTCCTCGGTTCCACTCCAGCAGACGTTGCGTCATCTCCAGGCGGCATTCGTCAACTTCTGGGAGGGGCGGGCCAAGTACCCTCGCTTCAAGGCGAACAAGAAGTCGCGTGCGTCTGCGGAGTACACCCGCTCGGCGTTCCGTTGGCGGAACGGGCGGCTGACCCTGGCCATGATGGATCAGCCCCTCGACATCGTTTGGTCGAGGCCCTTGCCGGAAGATGCCGAGCCGTCCACTGTGACAGTCTCGCGAGATCCGGCAGGGCGGTGGTTTGTCTCTCTCCTGGTCGAGGACCCGACCGTTCAGCCGATGACGGACTCTGCGCACGAGGCGATCGCGTTGGATGCCGGTCTGACATCACTCGTGACCCTCTCCACTGGAGAGAAGATCACCAACCCCAGACATGAACGCCGTGATCGTGAGTGCCTGGCGAGAGCCCAACGAGAGATGGCCCGCAAGGAGGAGGGTTCCAAGAACTGGGACAAGGCCCGGACGCGCGTAGCCAGGATCCACGCACGCATCACGGACCGCAGGAGGGACCATCTCCACAAGCTGACGACTCGACTCGTTCGTGAGACCCAAACGATCGTGATCGAGGACCTCAATGTACGAGGCATGCTGAAGAACCGTTCGTTGGCCCGTGCGATCTCGGACGCGGCGTGGAGGGAGCTGCGCAGCATGCTGGACTACAAGTGTCACTGGTACGGACGTCAGCTCGTGGTCGTGGACCAGTGGTACCCGTCGAGTAGGACGTGCTCGGACTGCGGGCACTATCTTGGGAAGCTCTCGCTCGGCGTCCGCGCATGGGCGTGCCCAGCTTGTGGGACGCTGCATGACAGGGACGTAAACGCCGCGAAGAACCTTCTGGCCGTCGGGCAGACGGTCATAGCCTGTGGAGCTGGTGTAAGACCTCAACGGGATGCTTCCCGGACGAGGCAGCCGGCTGCGAAGCAGGAAGCCAAGCAGGCGACTGCTGGACAGTTCTCGCCAGAGAAATGA
- the mltG gene encoding endolytic transglycosylase MltG — protein MTEYGRGPGSEPWHPEDPLFGDVGWGGQADDGQSYGGQQQHYPQQPQHQQQPQHGDWGTGQHAQYGQQQPQQYGGQGHQQYGGQGQQQYPGQGQQQYPGQGQQYPGQGQQQHQQYGDQGQPQYPGQHQNQQQYDNGGWDTGAHQQVPYPADPVDPYGGQPAAYNGEQPDYYGTPDAYPPPEPPARRRAEPDPQPDWDPGPDQGEHAFFAGGDDDDDDDDFDDDPKRGRKARGGKGKGKKRRSGCACLVVVLVFGGGLGGVGYFGYHFYQNRFGAAPDYAGDGTSETVSVTIPKGALGYAIGQELKDKGVVKSVDAFVAAQEKNPKGKSIQAGTYLLNKEMSAESAVALMLSPKSQNNLTIAEGWRNKKVYEAIDKRLEVDKGTTEGVAKKDWPTLGLPDWANSSKDIKDPLEGFLYPSTYPVDKGMKPKEVLKEMVDLAKEKYAAFGVQAKAKDLGLKDPLQVLTVASLVQAEGKSKSDFEKVARVVYNRLKPNNTETYGLLDFDSTVNYLRGESKLATGSVNELRQIKDPYNTYKIKGLPPGPIGNPGEVAIKAALNPAKGNWYYFVSVSENKTLFAETNEEQNRNREKYLEEQKGQ, from the coding sequence ATGACTGAGTATGGCCGGGGCCCAGGCTCCGAACCGTGGCATCCGGAGGACCCGTTGTTCGGGGACGTCGGATGGGGAGGGCAGGCCGACGACGGCCAGTCCTACGGCGGCCAGCAGCAGCACTACCCGCAGCAGCCGCAGCACCAGCAGCAGCCCCAGCACGGTGACTGGGGCACGGGCCAGCATGCTCAATACGGTCAGCAGCAGCCGCAGCAGTACGGCGGCCAGGGACACCAGCAGTACGGCGGTCAAGGCCAGCAGCAGTACCCGGGGCAGGGGCAACAGCAGTACCCCGGCCAAGGGCAGCAGTATCCCGGCCAGGGGCAGCAGCAGCACCAGCAGTACGGCGACCAGGGCCAGCCGCAGTATCCCGGCCAGCACCAGAACCAGCAGCAGTACGACAACGGCGGCTGGGACACCGGCGCGCACCAGCAGGTCCCGTACCCCGCCGACCCGGTCGACCCGTACGGCGGCCAGCCCGCCGCGTACAACGGTGAGCAGCCCGACTACTACGGCACCCCCGACGCGTACCCGCCGCCGGAGCCGCCCGCCCGCCGGCGCGCCGAGCCCGATCCTCAGCCCGACTGGGATCCCGGTCCCGACCAGGGCGAGCACGCGTTCTTCGCCGGTGGCGACGATGACGACGATGACGACGACTTCGACGACGACCCGAAGCGCGGCCGCAAGGCCCGGGGCGGCAAGGGCAAGGGCAAGAAACGCCGCAGTGGATGCGCCTGCCTGGTGGTCGTGCTGGTCTTCGGAGGCGGCCTCGGCGGCGTCGGATATTTCGGCTACCACTTCTACCAAAATCGTTTCGGCGCGGCGCCCGACTACGCGGGCGACGGCACCAGCGAGACGGTCAGCGTCACCATTCCCAAGGGCGCGCTCGGCTATGCCATCGGCCAGGAGCTGAAGGACAAGGGTGTCGTCAAGAGCGTCGACGCCTTCGTGGCCGCGCAGGAGAAGAACCCCAAGGGCAAGTCCATTCAGGCGGGCACGTACCTGCTGAACAAGGAAATGTCCGCGGAAAGCGCCGTCGCGCTGATGCTCAGCCCCAAGAGCCAGAACAACCTGACGATCGCTGAAGGTTGGCGCAACAAGAAGGTCTACGAGGCGATCGACAAGCGTCTCGAAGTCGACAAGGGAACCACTGAGGGCGTCGCCAAGAAGGACTGGCCGACCCTCGGACTTCCGGACTGGGCGAACAGCAGCAAGGACATCAAGGATCCGCTGGAAGGATTCCTCTATCCGTCCACCTATCCGGTGGACAAGGGCATGAAGCCCAAGGAAGTCCTGAAGGAAATGGTCGACCTCGCCAAGGAGAAGTACGCCGCATTCGGCGTCCAGGCAAAGGCCAAGGATCTGGGTCTGAAGGATCCGCTGCAGGTGCTGACCGTCGCGAGCCTCGTCCAGGCGGAAGGGAAATCCAAGAGCGACTTCGAGAAGGTCGCCAGGGTTGTCTACAACCGCCTGAAGCCGAACAACACGGAGACCTACGGTCTTCTCGACTTCGACTCGACGGTCAACTACCTCCGCGGCGAGTCCAAGCTCGCCACCGGTTCGGTCAACGAATTGCGGCAGATCAAGGACCCGTACAACACGTACAAGATCAAGGGTCTGCCTCCCGGGCCGATCGGCAATCCCGGCGAAGTGGCGATCAAGGCCGCGCTCAACCCGGCCAAGGGCAACTGGTACTACTTCGTCTCGGTCAGCGAGAACAAGACACTCTTCGCCGAGACCAACGAAGAGCAGAACCGCAACCGCGAGAAGTACCTCGAGGAACAGAAGGGTCAATGA
- a CDS encoding shikimate dehydrogenase, with translation MSRSDAKSRAAVLGSPIAHSLSPVLHRAAYEALGLGEWSYGRFEVGEAALPAFIEELGPEWAGLSLTMPLKRAVIPLLDEVSETAASVEAVNTVVFTDDGRRVGDNTDIPGIVAALREHGIEQVDSAAVLGAGATASSALAALARICTGEVVAYVRSAERAAEMRRWGERLDIELRTADWADAEEALHAPLVIATTPAGATDALAGAVPGRPATLFDVLYDPWPTDLAARWSAYGGAVVSGLDLLVHQAVLQVEQMTGRAPAPLDAMRKAGEHALAAR, from the coding sequence ATGAGCAGGAGCGACGCCAAGAGCCGAGCCGCCGTACTCGGCTCGCCCATCGCCCACTCCCTCTCCCCGGTGCTGCACCGCGCCGCGTACGAGGCGCTCGGGCTCGGCGAGTGGTCGTACGGCCGCTTCGAGGTCGGCGAGGCGGCGCTCCCGGCCTTCATCGAGGAGCTGGGGCCCGAGTGGGCGGGGCTGTCGCTGACCATGCCCCTCAAGCGGGCCGTGATTCCGCTGCTCGACGAGGTCAGTGAGACGGCGGCCTCCGTGGAAGCGGTCAACACCGTCGTGTTCACCGACGACGGCCGGAGAGTCGGCGACAACACCGACATCCCCGGCATCGTCGCCGCCCTGCGCGAGCACGGGATCGAGCAGGTCGACTCCGCCGCCGTCCTCGGCGCGGGAGCCACCGCGTCCTCCGCGCTGGCCGCGCTCGCCCGGATCTGCACCGGCGAGGTCGTCGCGTACGTCCGCAGTGCGGAGCGCGCGGCCGAGATGCGGCGCTGGGGGGAGCGGCTCGACATCGAGCTGCGTACGGCGGACTGGGCCGACGCCGAAGAGGCCCTGCACGCCCCGCTCGTGATCGCCACCACCCCGGCAGGTGCCACCGACGCGCTGGCCGGCGCTGTTCCCGGCCGGCCCGCCACCCTCTTCGACGTGCTGTACGACCCGTGGCCCACCGACCTGGCGGCGCGCTGGTCGGCGTACGGGGGAGCCGTGGTGAGCGGCCTCGACCTGCTGGTCCATCAGGCCGTCCTCCAGGTCGAGCAGATGACGGGCCGCGCTCCGGCTCCGCTGGACGCCATGCGCAAAGCAGGGGAACACGCGCTCGCCGCTCGCTAG